The Phycisphaerae bacterium RAS1 genome includes a region encoding these proteins:
- the prkC_16 gene encoding Serine/threonine-protein kinase PrkC, whose translation MNSDSTEHPPAAPPAASVPAEASAPRAPSSAEETVETPRAVSSGSSADATTQPGRGGAADPPLQIGTLLGDYRLEAHIGSGAFGNVWRAFSVPENRSVALKLLPRALSDDADEMQRVQRCFQTIHELHHEHICPVYRLARDERMGYYLVMRFIEGAPLNQWRATLTDAPPPNEHIVEILRMIARALDYAHAHRVLHRDVKPANILRTHDGRDVQVVDFGLAEQIHSSMSRVSNAALATAGTPAYMSPEACRGAPQDARSDQYSLACVSHYLLTGRPPFDGAPWVVLNCHRETPPPPIPEMPDAVNQALARGLAKIPQDRFPRCAEFVAALNLALMSRRRSPPPQKASAVVTAPAVAAPAAAAPRLPHARDGIWLAPSQVAGLPARALEFGAQSETLFALRTNGILELLEPESSAFRTLLGPGAARDEHLAPTPHGGFVIVGGRNDALVVDATVGRTVVRIAFDDEWLTCLCTLPGGREVCCATSEGRLAFVNLASGEVRRTLRTAWEAPGRLCVSPNGRWLAEFGAAGLRLHVLTATLFSRTQSAPGIGAVRFAEFSRDSRFLLLSLSDGRGVVYDPARGKSVSTLQSQRRVRMMRHLDGNRLACIGDGDAINVVDAETARISHVFPLPACPAHVAVSPRGLVAIALEDGRILVSPDVNEAVPKS comes from the coding sequence ATGAACTCGGATTCAACCGAGCACCCGCCGGCTGCGCCTCCAGCCGCTTCGGTTCCCGCCGAGGCGTCTGCGCCACGCGCGCCATCGTCCGCCGAAGAAACCGTCGAAACGCCGCGGGCGGTTTCGTCCGGAAGTTCGGCCGACGCGACGACGCAGCCCGGCCGGGGAGGCGCCGCCGATCCGCCGTTACAGATCGGGACGCTGCTGGGCGACTACCGGCTGGAGGCGCACATCGGGTCGGGGGCGTTCGGAAACGTCTGGCGTGCGTTCAGCGTTCCGGAAAACCGCTCGGTGGCGTTGAAGTTGCTGCCGCGGGCGCTGTCGGATGACGCCGACGAGATGCAGCGCGTGCAGCGGTGCTTCCAGACCATTCACGAACTGCATCACGAGCACATTTGTCCGGTCTACCGGCTCGCGCGTGACGAGCGCATGGGCTATTACCTGGTCATGCGCTTTATCGAGGGGGCGCCGCTGAATCAGTGGCGCGCCACGCTGACGGATGCGCCGCCGCCGAACGAGCACATCGTCGAGATCCTTCGCATGATTGCGCGGGCGCTCGACTACGCGCACGCACATCGCGTTCTGCATCGCGACGTGAAGCCTGCCAACATCCTCCGGACGCACGACGGCCGCGACGTGCAGGTCGTGGACTTCGGATTGGCCGAGCAGATTCACTCGAGCATGTCGCGCGTCAGCAACGCCGCCCTGGCCACGGCCGGCACACCGGCCTACATGTCGCCGGAGGCCTGCCGCGGGGCGCCGCAGGACGCGCGCAGCGATCAGTACTCGCTGGCGTGCGTCAGCCACTACCTGCTCACCGGCCGGCCGCCATTCGACGGGGCGCCCTGGGTTGTGCTCAACTGCCATCGCGAGACGCCGCCGCCGCCAATCCCTGAAATGCCGGATGCGGTCAACCAGGCGCTGGCGCGCGGTTTGGCCAAGATCCCGCAGGATAGATTTCCACGCTGCGCCGAGTTTGTCGCGGCGCTGAATCTGGCGCTGATGTCGCGTCGCCGTTCCCCGCCCCCGCAGAAAGCCTCCGCGGTCGTCACCGCACCGGCCGTCGCCGCGCCGGCAGCCGCGGCGCCGCGCTTGCCGCACGCTCGCGACGGCATCTGGCTGGCTCCATCGCAAGTTGCCGGCCTGCCGGCGAGGGCGCTGGAGTTCGGCGCGCAGAGTGAAACGCTCTTCGCGCTTCGAACGAACGGGATTCTTGAGCTGCTTGAGCCGGAGAGCTCCGCGTTTCGCACGCTTCTGGGTCCGGGGGCCGCTCGGGACGAGCATCTTGCACCCACGCCGCACGGCGGATTTGTCATCGTCGGCGGGCGCAACGACGCGCTGGTGGTCGACGCGACGGTTGGCCGAACCGTGGTGCGGATCGCGTTCGACGACGAGTGGCTGACGTGCCTCTGCACGTTGCCAGGAGGCAGGGAAGTCTGCTGTGCGACGAGCGAAGGACGGCTGGCGTTTGTCAATCTGGCCAGCGGTGAAGTGCGGCGCACGCTGCGCACGGCCTGGGAGGCGCCCGGTCGGCTGTGCGTCTCGCCGAACGGTCGCTGGCTGGCTGAATTCGGCGCGGCTGGGCTCCGATTGCACGTCTTGACCGCGACGCTGTTCTCGCGAACACAGTCGGCGCCGGGCATCGGCGCCGTCCGTTTCGCGGAGTTTTCGAGAGATTCTCGGTTCCTGCTCCTCTCGCTCAGCGACGGCAGGGGAGTGGTCTATGACCCGGCACGCGGCAAATCAGTATCCACGCTGCAAAGCCAGCGGCGCGTGCGGATGATGCGGCACCTTGACGGCAACAGGCTGGCGTGCATTGGCGACGGCGACGCGATCAACGTCGTAGACGCTGAAACGGCAAGGATCAGCCACGTGTTTCCGCTGCCGGCCTGCCCCGCGCACGTCGCCGTGTCGCCACGCGGACTGGTGGCCATAGCGTTGGAAGACGGTCGTATCCTCGTGTCTCCCGATGTCAACGAGGCGGTGCCGAAATCGTGA
- the lysS gene encoding Lysine--tRNA ligase — MSDQIQDRIAKLERIRALGVEPYGTRFTGITRNAELRDIGDKLNIPAGQTAEGDGACFRAAGRVALFRDTGKLIFMTVRDWSGDIQWAISKKAVEDGTGNREQAADGAGRGAQGAGSVGVSPARVAPSSGGTGVSPVPGSTLGESPFPDGPIAWQLAKLLDLGDIVGAFGRLGRTKTGELTLWVSHIRLLSKAVRPPPEKWHGLTDVEARYRKRYVDLLSNPESQRQFVVRAKIIDYAREVLRRRGFIEVETPVLQPIYGGAAARPFVTHHNTLDMKLYLRISPELYLKRCLVGGLERVYEFARCFRNEGISPRHNPEFTMLELYQAYGDYHDMMDITEAIIAGAARDVIGSYVVGKREQGTGNREQTGSVGVSPAREDAIDFTPPWPRRRYGDLFAEHVGFAMTDAAACRAKARELFARKQISVDESKADDAVVIGALFEHFVEDKLVNPTFVLDYPAPLCPLTKRAPKDRPDAPDLALRFECFVNGMEMGNAYSELNDPKVQHDTFSAQLRGEGDETMAVMDEDYVEALEYGLPPAGGLGIGIDRLCMLLTGSESIREVLLFPLQRAQT, encoded by the coding sequence ATGAGCGACCAAATTCAGGATCGAATCGCAAAGCTGGAGAGGATTCGCGCTCTTGGCGTCGAGCCCTACGGCACACGTTTCACCGGCATCACACGCAATGCCGAGCTGCGCGACATCGGCGACAAACTCAACATCCCGGCGGGACAGACGGCCGAAGGAGATGGAGCGTGTTTCCGGGCCGCCGGGCGTGTCGCGTTGTTCCGCGACACGGGCAAGCTGATTTTCATGACCGTCCGCGACTGGAGCGGTGATATCCAGTGGGCGATCTCGAAAAAGGCCGTTGAAGACGGAACAGGGAACAGGGAACAGGCAGCAGATGGCGCGGGGCGCGGGGCGCAGGGCGCGGGGAGCGTCGGCGTCTCGCCGGCGCGTGTGGCACCCTCTTCGGGTGGGACGGGCGTCTCGCCCGTCCCCGGCTCAACACTCGGCGAATCACCGTTTCCCGACGGCCCCATCGCCTGGCAGCTCGCCAAGCTCCTCGACCTCGGCGACATCGTCGGCGCGTTCGGCCGCCTCGGCCGCACCAAGACCGGCGAGCTGACGCTCTGGGTGTCGCACATTCGCCTGCTCAGCAAGGCCGTGCGTCCGCCGCCGGAAAAGTGGCACGGCCTGACCGATGTCGAGGCGCGCTACCGCAAGCGCTACGTCGATCTGCTGTCGAACCCGGAGTCGCAGCGGCAGTTCGTCGTGCGGGCCAAGATCATCGACTACGCCCGCGAGGTGCTGCGGCGGCGCGGCTTTATCGAGGTCGAGACGCCGGTGCTTCAGCCGATCTATGGCGGAGCGGCGGCGCGGCCCTTCGTGACGCACCACAACACGCTGGACATGAAGCTGTACCTGCGGATCAGCCCGGAGCTGTATCTGAAGCGCTGCCTCGTCGGCGGGCTGGAGCGCGTCTACGAATTCGCCCGCTGCTTCCGCAACGAGGGCATCAGCCCGCGGCACAACCCCGAGTTCACCATGCTGGAGCTGTACCAGGCGTATGGCGACTATCACGACATGATGGACATCACGGAGGCGATCATCGCCGGTGCGGCGCGCGACGTCATCGGCAGTTACGTGGTCGGGAAGAGGGAACAGGGAACAGGGAACAGAGAACAGACGGGGAGCGTCGGCGTCTCGCCGGCGCGCGAGGACGCCATTGACTTCACGCCGCCCTGGCCGCGGCGACGCTACGGCGACTTGTTCGCAGAGCATGTCGGCTTCGCGATGACCGACGCCGCCGCGTGCCGTGCGAAAGCCCGCGAGCTGTTCGCCCGTAAGCAGATCAGCGTGGACGAAAGCAAGGCCGACGACGCGGTCGTGATCGGCGCGCTCTTCGAGCACTTCGTCGAAGACAAGCTCGTGAATCCGACGTTCGTGCTCGATTACCCCGCGCCGCTCTGTCCGCTGACGAAGCGCGCCCCGAAGGACCGCCCGGACGCGCCCGACCTGGCGCTGCGTTTCGAGTGCTTCGTGAACGGCATGGAGATGGGCAACGCCTACAGCGAGCTGAACGATCCAAAGGTTCAGCACGACACCTTCAGCGCCCAGCTCCGCGGCGAGGGCGACGAGACGATGGCCGTGATGGATGAGGATTACGTCGAAGCCCTCGAATACGGCCTGCCGCCGGCGGGCGGGCTGGGGATCGGCATCGACCGGCTGTGCATGTTGCTGACGGGGAGCGAGAGCATCCGGGAGGTGCTGCTGTTTCCGTTGCAGCGGGCGCAGACGTGA
- a CDS encoding Radical SAM superfamily protein, with protein sequence MARAQHRSRSIPYLPAAMRVPPALAVDAVAPRPTRRLALLLNPFYPKDPHASFGKHVLTPTLALTSIAAATPPEWRVRYWDENLLQGPPPLRPFPQVVGISVHLTFARRACELADWYRRRGAIVIMGGLHVLSCPDELAPHADALVVNEETQVWGQILGDVEAGRLKPRYEGAYRRAYRDAPAPRRDILPRDGFLTNASLIATRGCHNRCGFCYLATDGLHAPYQTRDPQQIVDEFLATGEPYGVFVDNNLGSKPDYLRKLCAALRPIGRIWSAAVTIDVTDDPTLVRDMAAAGCTGVFVGFESLAAQNLDDAGKRTPRPEDYARRVAILHRYGIQVNASFVFGFDHDRADVFDRTLRWVEANRIECATYHILTPYPGTPLFAQLESEGRLLHRDWDLYDTAHAVFRPRHMSPARLEAGYDWCYRQTFTLGSIWRRRPALRSQVLPYLAMSLLYKRCNWLWPLLIRHRLTHAVWRPLVEASRRRHAAARARSHSAAESRAAKIASLPPVYAGV encoded by the coding sequence ATGGCGCGCGCCCAGCATCGCAGTCGGTCCATTCCGTATCTCCCCGCCGCGATGCGCGTGCCGCCGGCGCTCGCCGTCGACGCTGTCGCCCCGCGGCCGACGCGGCGGCTGGCCCTTCTGCTCAACCCATTTTACCCCAAGGATCCGCACGCCAGTTTCGGCAAGCACGTTCTGACGCCGACGCTGGCGCTCACCAGTATCGCCGCGGCGACGCCGCCAGAGTGGCGGGTGCGCTACTGGGACGAGAACCTGCTTCAGGGTCCGCCGCCGCTGCGCCCGTTTCCGCAAGTCGTCGGGATCAGCGTTCATCTGACGTTCGCGCGGCGGGCCTGCGAGCTGGCGGACTGGTATCGGCGGCGCGGCGCGATAGTGATCATGGGCGGCCTGCACGTCTTGAGCTGTCCGGATGAGCTGGCGCCGCACGCCGATGCGCTCGTGGTGAACGAAGAGACGCAGGTATGGGGCCAGATTCTTGGCGATGTCGAGGCCGGCCGGCTCAAGCCGCGCTACGAAGGCGCCTACCGCCGGGCCTATCGCGACGCTCCGGCGCCGCGGCGCGACATCCTGCCGCGCGACGGGTTTCTCACAAATGCCAGCCTGATCGCCACACGCGGCTGCCACAACCGCTGCGGATTCTGCTACCTGGCGACCGACGGTTTGCATGCTCCCTACCAAACGCGCGACCCGCAGCAGATCGTCGACGAGTTTCTCGCGACCGGCGAACCCTACGGCGTGTTCGTCGACAACAACCTCGGGTCGAAGCCCGACTATCTCCGAAAGCTCTGTGCAGCGCTGCGGCCCATCGGGCGCATCTGGTCCGCGGCCGTCACGATCGACGTAACGGATGATCCGACGCTGGTCCGCGACATGGCGGCGGCCGGATGTACTGGCGTCTTCGTCGGATTCGAGTCGCTGGCGGCGCAGAATCTCGATGACGCCGGGAAGCGAACGCCTCGGCCCGAAGACTACGCCCGCCGCGTGGCGATCCTACATCGCTACGGGATTCAGGTGAACGCGAGCTTCGTGTTCGGCTTTGACCACGATCGCGCCGACGTGTTCGACCGCACGCTCCGCTGGGTCGAGGCGAATCGGATCGAATGCGCCACGTATCACATTCTCACGCCGTATCCGGGCACGCCGCTCTTCGCTCAGTTGGAGAGCGAGGGCCGGCTGCTGCACCGCGACTGGGATCTGTACGACACGGCGCACGCGGTGTTCCGACCGCGGCACATGTCGCCGGCGAGGCTGGAGGCGGGTTACGACTGGTGCTACCGGCAGACGTTCACGCTCGGCTCGATCTGGCGTCGCCGGCCGGCGCTGCGGTCGCAGGTGCTGCCCTATCTGGCGATGAGCCTGCTCTACAAGCGCTGCAACTGGCTGTGGCCGCTGTTGATCCGGCATCGGCTGACACACGCGGTCTGGCGGCCGCTGGTCGAGGCATCTCGGCGGCGGCATGCGGCAGCACGTGCCCGTTCCCATTCGGCGGCGGAATCGCGCGCGGCGAAGATCGCGTCGCTGCCGCCGGTGTATGCCGGCGTGTGA
- a CDS encoding Tetratricopeptide repeat protein: MRQELDSPGGAARPLPVLAWLSVFALTLLYLSLSIERIWSADIWWQLRTGQIVQQYNGTPTKDMLSYTAVGRDWIELRWLFCWTLYRMWINGGPAAVTIAMSVVIGAAWAVIAWPVRRTVGAPMGMLLLAAGVFAAYSRYVARPEIVTFLMLAIWLVTLESNRGQRRNWILWLLPVLQIGWTNSHTVFILGPLLVWLFTGCDAVQRVVGSIGRRPTKRSGAAAFVDLRLVICALLVTAACWLNPYGRAGVLFPFLLLSELQKDHLLGRAISEFISPFQVEYASWAPDWWSAWLAAAAGLLLFIANWRRFDFARFATFVAFTYLASLAARNVSMFALVTAWASLRNLHERLETGAARRAVRPASALPNLGHAGFSLAALVLTFFSVNDYLRVEVFKSPRRFGLGLVESQAPRAAADFLLASGARPNVMHSMTDGDYLTWAAYGKYPVYVDGRLEVYDPRFMREYLLGMEQSYQQIADARSVNVLFMQRATAEPIIAHALASKQWVPVFVDPRNVILVRDIPEHEELIRKHRIDPRQPWTPRGPEPDERPTGWRAAIGAAETPWHTYEMALSLLSIGSADNAVPYLEKALERFPGHAPSRAMLAALHRLRGREREAEALLARGPLPGDVAAVADFKLAELLLAEERRDEAVRALERAAASDPSDASYPAGIGQIKLESREFAAAAAAFRAALALDAASPNSWIGLGEACEEIDDAGGALEAFRRAVVLDPALFQVHNKLGIMYAKRGMGSAAVECFETALRINPRYAEARANLEFLKSAMSPQSRPGGQ; this comes from the coding sequence ATGAGGCAGGAACTCGATTCGCCGGGCGGCGCAGCGCGCCCGCTGCCCGTGCTGGCCTGGCTGAGCGTTTTCGCGCTCACGTTGCTTTATCTGAGTCTCTCCATCGAGCGCATCTGGTCGGCCGACATCTGGTGGCAGCTTCGCACCGGCCAGATCGTCCAGCAGTACAACGGCACGCCCACGAAAGACATGCTTTCGTACACGGCCGTCGGGCGCGACTGGATCGAGCTGCGCTGGCTCTTCTGCTGGACGCTGTATCGCATGTGGATCAATGGCGGTCCCGCCGCGGTGACGATCGCGATGTCGGTCGTGATCGGCGCCGCCTGGGCCGTGATCGCCTGGCCCGTTCGACGGACGGTCGGCGCGCCGATGGGCATGCTGCTGCTGGCGGCCGGCGTTTTCGCGGCCTACAGCCGCTACGTCGCGCGGCCCGAGATCGTCACATTTCTGATGCTGGCGATCTGGCTCGTCACGCTCGAGAGTAATCGCGGTCAGCGGCGTAACTGGATCCTGTGGCTGCTGCCGGTGCTCCAGATTGGCTGGACCAATTCGCACACAGTGTTCATTCTCGGGCCGCTGCTCGTCTGGCTTTTCACCGGCTGCGACGCGGTGCAGCGCGTCGTCGGGTCGATCGGGCGGCGGCCAACCAAGCGCAGCGGGGCGGCCGCGTTCGTCGATCTGCGGCTCGTGATTTGCGCTCTGCTCGTAACCGCGGCTTGCTGGCTGAATCCCTACGGGCGCGCGGGCGTGCTCTTTCCGTTCCTGCTTCTGAGCGAGCTGCAGAAGGATCATCTGCTGGGCCGCGCGATCTCCGAGTTCATCTCGCCGTTCCAGGTCGAGTACGCATCCTGGGCGCCCGACTGGTGGAGCGCTTGGCTCGCCGCCGCCGCCGGGTTGCTGCTCTTCATCGCCAACTGGCGGCGATTCGACTTTGCGCGGTTCGCGACGTTCGTCGCTTTCACGTATCTGGCGTCGCTTGCGGCGAGAAACGTGTCGATGTTCGCCCTGGTGACGGCGTGGGCGTCGCTTCGCAATCTGCACGAGCGCCTTGAAACCGGCGCGGCGCGTCGAGCGGTGCGGCCGGCGTCCGCGCTGCCCAATCTCGGGCACGCTGGTTTCAGTCTTGCCGCGCTCGTGCTCACGTTCTTCTCGGTGAACGACTATCTGCGCGTCGAGGTCTTCAAGTCGCCGCGGCGATTCGGCCTCGGCCTGGTCGAGTCGCAAGCTCCGCGCGCCGCGGCGGACTTTCTGCTGGCCTCCGGTGCGCGGCCCAACGTGATGCACTCGATGACCGACGGCGACTACCTCACCTGGGCGGCGTACGGCAAGTACCCGGTCTATGTCGACGGGCGCCTTGAGGTCTACGATCCGCGCTTCATGCGCGAGTACCTGCTCGGCATGGAGCAGTCCTACCAGCAGATCGCCGACGCGCGCAGCGTGAACGTGCTCTTCATGCAGCGCGCGACGGCCGAACCGATCATCGCCCACGCACTGGCGTCCAAGCAGTGGGTCCCCGTTTTTGTCGATCCGCGCAACGTGATCCTCGTTCGCGACATTCCCGAGCACGAGGAGCTGATCCGGAAGCACCGCATCGACCCCAGGCAGCCGTGGACGCCGCGCGGCCCCGAGCCGGATGAGCGCCCGACCGGCTGGCGCGCCGCAATCGGCGCCGCCGAGACGCCCTGGCATACGTACGAAATGGCCCTCTCGCTGCTTTCCATCGGCTCGGCTGACAACGCCGTCCCTTACCTGGAAAAGGCGCTGGAGCGTTTTCCTGGGCACGCTCCCTCGCGGGCCATGCTTGCCGCGCTGCACCGGCTGCGCGGCCGCGAACGCGAGGCCGAGGCCCTGCTGGCGCGCGGCCCGCTGCCGGGCGACGTTGCGGCGGTGGCTGATTTCAAGCTCGCGGAGCTGCTTCTGGCCGAAGAGCGGCGAGACGAGGCCGTGCGAGCATTGGAGCGGGCCGCGGCGAGCGACCCATCGGACGCGTCCTATCCGGCGGGGATCGGACAGATCAAGCTCGAATCGAGGGAGTTCGCGGCGGCGGCGGCGGCGTTTCGCGCAGCGCTGGCCCTGGACGCGGCGTCGCCGAATTCCTGGATCGGATTGGGCGAGGCCTGCGAGGAGATTGACGACGCGGGCGGGGCGCTGGAGGCCTTTCGCCGGGCGGTGGTGCTCGATCCGGCCCTTTTCCAGGTGCACAACAAGCTGGGAATCATGTACGCCAAGCGCGGCATGGGCAGCGCGGCCGTCGAGTGCTTCGAGACGGCGCTGCGGATCAACCCGCGTTACGCCGAGGCGCGGGCGAATCTTGAATTCCTGAAATCGGCGATGAGCCCGCAGTCGCGGCCGGGGGGGCAATAG
- a CDS encoding Rhomboid family protein — protein MSWENRDYSQEGWREASSTPWREYLPTRAAAWLIAVHLAAFALTLMLAYDSGRASVAMLALRGDNPQPLAMLTHPLAPSGLFALLFAVLFIWSFGSFIESQVGPLRLIVLYVSGNLLAGAAYFGFSRWQPPLAQSPLDTPVGALAAWAMLAFLRMRFEYRPVFGKLYPVPNIVAVCAGILAALELFRGGPGAAAWIIAAAAGAIGGAMPERLPRLRGARPRLRPVVRPSIVRVVARDDEPLDETDADANIDDVLAKISREGIGSLTEAERERLEAARRAKLQES, from the coding sequence ATGAGCTGGGAAAATAGAGATTATTCGCAGGAAGGCTGGCGCGAAGCGTCGTCGACGCCGTGGCGCGAGTACCTCCCCACGCGCGCCGCCGCGTGGCTGATCGCCGTTCACCTGGCCGCGTTCGCGCTCACGCTGATGCTGGCGTATGACAGCGGTCGGGCGTCCGTGGCGATGTTGGCGCTGCGCGGCGACAACCCGCAGCCGCTCGCGATGCTCACTCACCCGCTGGCGCCATCGGGATTATTCGCCCTGCTGTTTGCTGTTCTTTTTATCTGGTCGTTCGGATCGTTCATCGAATCGCAGGTCGGCCCGCTCCGTTTGATCGTGCTGTATGTATCCGGCAACCTGCTCGCGGGAGCGGCGTACTTCGGTTTTTCCCGCTGGCAGCCGCCGCTGGCGCAGTCTCCCCTCGATACTCCGGTCGGCGCCCTGGCGGCGTGGGCGATGCTGGCGTTCCTGAGAATGCGCTTTGAATATCGGCCCGTCTTCGGAAAGCTCTACCCGGTTCCAAACATCGTCGCCGTGTGCGCCGGAATTCTCGCGGCGCTGGAGCTCTTCCGCGGCGGTCCGGGTGCAGCGGCGTGGATCATCGCCGCCGCGGCTGGAGCGATCGGCGGCGCGATGCCTGAGCGATTGCCTCGGCTGCGCGGTGCGCGCCCGCGCCTGCGCCCGGTGGTTCGCCCCAGCATCGTCCGGGTGGTTGCACGAGACGACGAGCCGCTTGACGAAACGGACGCCGACGCGAACATCGACGACGTTCTCGCCAAGATCAGCCGCGAGGGGATCGGATCGCTGACCGAGGCGGAGCGGGAGCGGCTGGAAGCCGCGCGGCGGGCCAAGCTCCAAGAGTCGTAG
- the rutD gene encoding putative aminoacrylate hydrolase RutD, producing MKRRSTLPVLCLSAMASLLPGCPPAPPPVNVVLGEISYIVLEPEVTCEELRREYDVEYLPLAQTPADVGLPFEEQRIPASTGHTVRTWYMPARLDRGTIVISSGNAGPASCYLFAARLLHDNGWSVAMYDYQGFGESSGEPSIDALKPDLEAVLRMALQRSGRARVTLMGISLGSVPTIAVAVQQPGRVNAVVLDSPVAMEAQARRFAFALGDTDAILAGIDPALITEKTIRDLHTPLLVFAHGRDFVTPERTVDALYAAAPGPKQLVTFPQLGHVLGQFFDTDEYVSNLDRFLWAVWEHERPGE from the coding sequence ATGAAACGACGCTCCACGCTCCCGGTTCTCTGCCTGTCGGCGATGGCGTCGCTGCTGCCCGGATGCCCGCCGGCGCCGCCACCGGTCAACGTCGTCCTGGGCGAAATTTCCTACATCGTGCTGGAGCCGGAGGTCACGTGCGAAGAGCTGCGGCGCGAGTATGACGTGGAGTACCTGCCGCTGGCCCAGACGCCGGCGGACGTGGGGCTCCCGTTCGAAGAGCAGCGTATCCCGGCTTCGACCGGTCACACCGTTCGCACGTGGTACATGCCGGCGCGCCTCGATCGCGGCACGATCGTCATCTCCAGCGGAAACGCCGGCCCGGCGTCCTGCTATCTCTTCGCCGCGCGGCTGCTGCACGACAATGGCTGGTCAGTCGCGATGTATGACTACCAGGGATTTGGGGAAAGCAGCGGCGAGCCGTCGATCGACGCGCTGAAGCCCGATCTCGAAGCGGTGCTGCGGATGGCGCTGCAGCGCTCCGGCCGCGCGCGCGTGACGCTGATGGGAATCTCGCTCGGGTCGGTGCCGACGATCGCCGTCGCCGTGCAGCAGCCGGGGCGCGTGAATGCGGTCGTGCTGGATTCTCCGGTGGCGATGGAGGCGCAAGCGCGGCGATTTGCGTTTGCGCTGGGCGATACGGATGCGATTCTGGCGGGGATCGATCCGGCGCTGATCACGGAGAAGACGATCCGCGATTTGCACACGCCGCTGCTGGTCTTCGCGCACGGGCGCGATTTTGTGACGCCGGAGCGGACGGTGGATGCGCTTTACGCGGCAGCGCCGGGCCCCAAGCAGCTTGTCACATTTCCGCAACTGGGGCACGTGCTGGGACAGTTCTTCGACACGGACGAATACGTTTCAAACCTGGACCGTTTCCTCTGGGCCGTGTGGGAGCACGAGCGACCCGGTGAGTGA
- the rsbP_4 gene encoding Phosphoserine phosphatase RsbP has product MADPQREIQNLRRILDVTRHMATTLDVDALLTMIVEAACEVLGCERATIFLYDKSTDELFTRVGRGVEGIRFPADRGIAGCAAKQRACVNVPDAYADERFNREVDRKTGFRTRNLLTFPLENYSGDLIGVLQALNKHGRPFSADDEALAVVLSAQAGVAIDRGRLIEEYAEKQRMARDLDIARQIQRNLLPKKNPIVEGYEIAGWNQSADETGGDCFDFIPLSDGRLAIILADATGHGIGAALVIAECRSMLRALLTQLSGLDQIVAGVNDLLAHDLADERFVTAFVGILDPKNHRLEYVSGGQAPLLLFSPQGVENRSATAVPLAVIEGMSFEPERFEFEPGAMLVLLTDGFYETNNLLDEQFGEQRVEEHIRGNIAAPLNGLITGLHEKIRAFNENRSQADDLTAVLVRRRAQ; this is encoded by the coding sequence ATGGCCGATCCGCAGCGAGAGATTCAGAATCTGCGCCGTATCCTCGACGTGACGCGGCACATGGCCACGACGCTGGATGTCGACGCGCTGCTCACCATGATCGTCGAGGCCGCCTGCGAAGTCCTCGGGTGCGAGCGGGCCACGATCTTCCTGTACGACAAATCGACCGATGAGCTGTTCACGCGCGTCGGCCGTGGCGTGGAGGGCATTCGCTTTCCGGCCGATCGCGGCATCGCCGGCTGCGCCGCCAAGCAGCGCGCCTGTGTGAATGTGCCCGATGCCTATGCGGACGAGCGCTTCAACCGCGAAGTGGACCGCAAGACCGGCTTTCGCACGCGGAACCTGCTGACTTTTCCGCTCGAGAACTACAGCGGCGACCTGATCGGCGTGCTCCAGGCGCTCAACAAGCACGGCCGGCCGTTCTCAGCCGATGACGAAGCCCTTGCCGTTGTGCTCAGCGCCCAGGCGGGCGTCGCCATCGACCGCGGGCGGCTGATCGAGGAGTACGCCGAAAAACAGCGAATGGCGCGCGACCTGGACATCGCACGGCAAATCCAGCGAAACCTGCTCCCCAAGAAGAACCCGATCGTCGAAGGCTACGAAATCGCCGGCTGGAACCAATCCGCCGATGAAACCGGCGGCGACTGCTTCGACTTCATTCCGCTTTCGGACGGCCGGCTCGCGATCATCCTGGCCGATGCCACGGGTCACGGCATCGGCGCGGCGCTGGTGATCGCCGAGTGCCGCTCGATGCTGCGGGCGCTTCTGACGCAACTGTCCGGGCTGGACCAGATCGTCGCCGGCGTCAACGACCTTCTGGCACACGACCTGGCGGATGAACGCTTCGTCACGGCCTTCGTGGGCATCCTTGATCCGAAGAACCACCGGCTGGAATACGTTTCCGGCGGGCAGGCCCCCCTGCTGCTCTTCAGTCCCCAGGGCGTCGAGAACCGCTCCGCGACGGCCGTGCCGCTGGCGGTGATCGAGGGCATGTCGTTCGAGCCGGAGCGCTTCGAGTTCGAACCCGGGGCGATGCTGGTGCTGCTCACCGACGGGTTCTACGAAACCAACAATCTGCTGGATGAGCAGTTCGGCGAGCAGCGTGTGGAGGAGCACATTCGCGGCAACATCGCGGCCCCGCTGAACGGCCTCATCACCGGCCTGCACGAGAAAATCAGGGCGTTCAACGAGAACCGCTCCCAGGCCGACGACCTCACGGCCGTTCTCGTCCGCCGCCGGGCCCAGTAG